TCGCTCGCCAAGATGTTGTCACAAAGATGTTTAAGATTAACAGCGCCTTCCCCGAGATCAGCAACTTTGTCACCTGCGTCTGGGAGGTCCTTCGCAGTGACAACGCTTTTCACACCGGGGAGTGCTTCGGCACGGCTGGTATCAATTGAGATAATTTTTGCGTGCGCATGCGGACTCCGTAGCACCCTGCCGTGGAGGAGTCCCGCGGCCTGAAAATCTGCCCCGTAGAGTGCGCGACCGGTGACTTTATCGACACCGTCGTGGCGGATCGGGCGCGTTCCAATAACTTTGTATTCTTTGTTTTCAAGCATTCCTATTTTCGTCAATTCGCCATGCGAGAGATAGAAAATTTGCTAACGACTATCGCAATTTCCATTATCTCGGTCATACGAAAGACGCTCCTTTCACTCGGCTGCGGCTGCATCAAGTACAGCACGGACAATTTTATCATAACCGGTACAGCGGCACAAATTTCCAGCCAACCAGTATCGAACTTCGTGTTCCGTCGGGTTTGGGTTCTCATCAAGCAGTGCTTTCGCACTCATGATGAAACCGGGTGTGCAAATACCGCATTGGAGCGCGGCGTTTTCGAGGAAAGCATCTTGGATCGGATGCAGCTTGTCGGGGTCAGCAACGCCTTCGATGGTTTCGACCGATTTACCTTCAGTTTCTACACCGAGGACAAGGCATGAATTAACCAGCCGACCGTCGAGGATGACACTGCATGCCCCACAATTCCCGTTGTTGCAGCCCTCTTTTGCACCTGTAAGGTGGAGTTCATCCCTGAGTACCTCCAGCAGGCTTTGCCGAGGTTCACAGAGGAATTCCGCTGTTTCGCCATTAAGAGTTGTCTGAACGTGCGATCTTCTCGCCATAATATCGGTTCCTTTCACGTTTCGTAGGAAAAAGTCGTTATCCTTATCAATCGACAAAACTTATGTTGCTTCTCGGACTCTCTGGATAGCACCGTTGAGGGCGCGTCGCGTCAGCACCCCGACGAGATGTGTGCGTTGTTCAGCGGTGCCACGCATATCGCTAATCGGACGTGCGATCGCTTGTGCAGCTTCTGCAGCTGCGTCGATTGCTTCATCAGAGACCTCTTGACCCGCAAGTAGCGTGCTTGCTTCCTCCGCAAAAAGCGGTGTCGGGGCGACGGCAGCGAGTGCGATACGGGCAGAGACAATCGTCTCTTTCGCAGCGTCAAGCGTCACAGCGGCACCAGCACCAACGACGGCGATATCCATCTCATTGCGCGGGATAAACCGGAGATAGTAGGAGCTCGAATTGCTTGCGGGTGCAGGTATCTTCAGGGAGACAAGCATCTCACCTTTCTTCAGCGCGGTCTGCCCTGGGGCTGTACAGAACTGGTCCACAGGCAGGTCGCGTTCGCCATTTGGTCCAGCAATAACGCAGGTAGCATTTAACACAATCAGGGGCGGTATCGCATCTGCAGCGGGTGAAGCATTACACAGGTTTCCACCAACCCCGGCGCGTCCCTGAATCGCGGTGCCACCAATAATTTTCGTTGCATCAATCAAACCTGGATAAGCATCACAGATCGCATCATCGGCATAGATCTTATAGCACTCAACTGCCGCACCGAGCGTCAAGCCAGTATCGGCATTGTAATCCAAAACGTTAACCTCGGGGATCGATTTGATGTCAATCATCCAATCAACGTCTCGGCGTGCTTCTCGCACCTGAACGATGAGGTCGGTACCACCGGCTAAAATACGTGCGCTTTCTCCTTTTTCGTCGAGCAGAGCAACGGCTTCCGGTATCGTTGTCGCGGCAATATACGAAAAATCTCGCATGACCGGAATCTCCTTCCATTCTAAGCTTGGATTTAATAAGTTACTTCATGAAGGCTGAGGCACAGAAACCTCGCCACGGAAATCAGTATTTATGAGATAGGTTTTCGGGATTTTTATTTTAAACCGTACTATAGCAAAAATTCGGTTTTAAGGCAAGTTTTTTATCGTTCAAGCGCGCAGATTTCAGCAACCAACGTCTCCAGATTCACAAACTTAACTTGGATACCGTTGTAATTGCTTGTGAAAGCGCGATCTACATCGTGTGCTACGACGAAATTCTCGCCCTCTGGATATTGTCTGCGGAACGCGAGTAGCGCGCGCGGCGAAAAGCCGGAGGCTGTCCACTTGCACTCAATAGCAATCGGGATGTTGCGGGCATGTGTGAGTAAAAAATCAACTGCCTGCCCCCTCTTGTTACGCCAGTAGTGAATCTCGCGAGATTGCGTCTGTGCCATAATTTCGTTGAGAACAAAGTGTTCCCACAACACGCCGAGGTCTTCTTGTCGTAGTTGTGACCAGCCGCGATAATAACAGACAAATCCGGTGTCGAATCCGTAGACTTTCGGTGCCGCGACAATCTCTGTTGCGCGACGAGAACTGAACGGACGAATGACATGCACAACGAAGGTCGCCTCCAAAATGGAAAGATAGTTCGATATGGTGCCCCGACTGACCTCACATGGACGGGCAAAACTGGACGCTTCAAAAACGCCGCCACTCTGTGCCATAAGGAGTTCAGTGAATTTCTGAAAGGGGTAACGACGTTCAAGTCGAAAAAGTTCTTGGATGTCTTTTGCCCAGTAAGCATCAATCCACTCTTGGAAATCCGGTTCGGGAAGTACCGTCTCAAGGAAAAATGGCGGTAACCCACCGTGCAACAGACGGTGGTTCATGTCCATTCGGTCGAAATCGTTGAGATCCGCCGTTATGAGTGGTGTCAACCACAATTCAGTTTTGCGCCCAACGAGCGTATCCCGAAATTTAGCACTCGCACCAAGCGTTGATGAACCGGTCGCGACAACCTGAATCTGTGGATAGTGATCCGCAGCAATCTTCAACAGTTCTGATGGGTTCGGTAACCGATGAATCTCATCAAGCACAATCCGTCCATCGCCTACACTGTCCAAAAATTCTTGTGGATCTTCCATCAATCGTCTGACGCGTGGCAATTCACAATCGAAGTATTCAATATCAGAGAGGGTCTGGCACAAGCACGTTTTTCCAACACGCCGAACCCCGGACAGCCATACGACTGAACGGCGTTTCCAAGCATTTTCGATGCGATTGCGCCAAAATTTTCTATCTACCATACATTTATATTAACGTGAGTTTGATAAAAAACTTGAATCTTGTAGGTTGGGTTGAACAGGAATCAAGTAGAACGCTGCTAGAAAAACATATCAAGTTCACTAAGAAACTTGAAGACACCCAAACACAAGTGAAACCCAACGCTTTTACGCTCACTAAAACGGGTTTGTTGGGTTTCGCTATACAGTTTGATAGAAAGGTTTCACAGCAAGGCTTCATTTTCTGCACAAACAAACGGATTTACCACTCAACCTAACCTACAGGAAATACTTCTATAATAACATATAGTGCTACTATATGTCAACCCGTTTGCAAATAGTAGCACTATATGACAATCTACTTGCAAATAGTATCACTTTCTTATTCCACACCACGAGCGCGGGGATTTCTAAAAACAACTTCCCAACGTTCAACTACATAACCCAAGTTGCTATTTACAAATTTTTCGGCATGCGGACACTGTTTTTAATTCAAGTGCTTCAAGGGACGCGCGCCGAATACTGTCCAATTCTTCAGCACTGAAGACATCCGCTCGGTAGAGATTCCGATATTCCTCGGAGACGCTCTGACCGAATATCATCAGATCATCCGTGTTAATTGTCACGGATACACCGTTATCGAATAAAATGCGGATCGGGTGTGAAGTGAGATCCGTTACAGCATCTAACATCACGTTGCTTGTTGGACACACGTTCAATTGGATCTGATTCTCCGAAAGCCAACGCATAACTTCAACTGATTCTGCAGCACCGATGCCGTGTTGAACCTCGTCTAAGTCAAGGACTTCAACCGTCCGTCGGACCTCTTCTGCGCCCCCAAATTCTCCAACATGTGCTTTAAGCTTTATCCCCGCTTTGCGTGCCTTGCTGTACAAAGGCTTCACGGCTTCAGGAGCACACGCTTCTTGATAGCTATACAGATCGATTGATTGAAATACACCCAATTCCACGGCTTCGTGTGCCAACGCCATCAACTTTGGATCGTTGGCATGTGTCCGCGGAAAACCGAGTTCTGGACGCAGATCAATCTGTTCCCCATATTGTTCAGCTAACGCCTCAAGAAACACCCGCACCCCGACTAACGCATCTGAGTAGTATTCAGCCATCCGAATGTCAAAACTCATCTCGAGCATAACAACGCCATCTTCTATTGCATCGCGTACCCCTGACGATGCGACAAACTTAAAACTTTCGGGGGTTATTATGTGATGGGATAAGACCTCGTTTATGTATGCCATCATCCCCTCAAGTCCTTTCATCTTAGAAGGCGGGTGTTTCAGGGAATGACCCACCCAGCGTTCCAGATTCTCCAGTCGTGTGCTTAAGAATGCGTGGGAGTGAACGTCAATTTTGGGGGCTGCCTTTATAACTGTTAGGTTGTCTGTGGACAGTGCCTCAACAAAATTAATGGACATAATATGAAAACTTTCAGGAGAAGTGTCATGTTCCGGTCGCGAGCACAGTTCGCTCCTAGAAGTAAAAGGTTCTTGCTGGCGAGGTGTTTTGCTTAGGTGTTTCTACTAAGGAACCTCGCCAGCGGAGAAAAGACAGGCTAAACCTGTTCAACACTCAGAGTCGCCGATTCATCGTTGAGTTTTTGTGCCACGGTGAACGCTTTTTCGCTCGGCGCGTCTACGACTCCCGTCGTTAGCGTCTCGCTGAGGATATACGCCCGATGTGCTTGGAACGCTTCGTCTACAAGCGGTGATGCGTCAGTCAGACTCAGTCTAATCCGATCGGAAACGTTAAAATCGGCATCCTTCCGCATGTTTTGGATTTTGTTGACAAGCTCGCGTGCCAAGCCTTCAAGTACCAATTCATGTGTCAATTCCGTTGAGAGTGCGACAAATTTCCGAGCGTCTACCTCTACAAAGAAACCCTCTCGGTTCTGCGTTTGCACGTCGATGTCTGATGATTCGAGGATATATGTTTCTCCTGACGCTTCGACCTGTAAACTGCCAGCGGTTTCCAATTCCGCCTTCGTCTGCATTGCGTCTGCTGTGGTGAGTGCCTTCGCGATGGCTTGCACACCCTTTCCGTATTTAGGTCCCAAGACCCTGAAGTTCGGTTTGAGTGTAACCTCTGCGAATCCGTCAAGGTCCTCCGTGAAGACGATGGCTTTGACGTTGAGTTCATCGTGGACGAGTTCCGCCAAACGATTAACGGTCGCTTTTTCTGCGTCAGAGAGTCCACCGATAGTGATCTCGGCGAGCGGTTGACGCGTCTTGATACCGGAACGGTTGCGTGCGGCGTGTCCCATACTGATGACATCGCGAATGAACGCCATATCAGTCTCTAATTGAGCATCTTTCAGCGAAGTATCTGCTACCGGATACTCGGCGAGGTGAACACTTGATGGTGCCTCAGCATCAAGCGAACATACCAGATTTCGGTAAAGTTCGTCTGCCAAAAATGGGACGAAGGGTGCAGAGAGTTTCGCTACAGTAACAAGCACCTCATAGAGCGTTGCATAAGCTGCTTGTTTGTCGGGTCCTGCTTCGGCACCCCAGAAACGATCACGGGTACGGCGGACATACCAGTTGCTAAGGTCGTCCACAAACGCCTCAATCGCACGGGGCGCGTTTGTAAGTTGATAGTTTTCCATCTCATCGCGTACGTCGTCAATAAGCGTATGGAGACGGGACAAAATCCACCTGTCTACAACGGCGCGTTCTTCTACCGACGGTGCATCTTGCAAAACATCAATCTGTTCGAGGTTGGCATACATAACGAAGAAGCTATAGACGTTATGGAGCGTGCCCATGAACTTTTTCAACGTCTCGTTAATGCCATCAATTTTGAAAGCGCGTGGTGTCCAGGGTGTGGTTGCGGTGAACATATACCAGCGCAGCGCGTCTGCCCCCTGCTCATTCAAAATTGTCCATGGATCCACTGTGTTCCCTTTACTCTTGCTCATCTTCTGTCCGTCACCAGCGAGGATGAGTTCGAGACAGAGACAGTTTTTGTAAGCGGGTTTATCATAGAGGAGTGTTCCGGTCGCCAAGAGACTATAGAACCACCCGCGCGTCTGATCAATCGCTTCGGAGATGAAATCCGCAGGATACGCCTGTTCAAACAGTTCTTTGTTTTCAAAAGGGTAGTGCCATTGTGCCGTGTGTGCGCAGCCGGAGTCGAACCAGCAGTCAATCACGTCTTCTACACGGTGCATCGTGCCATCGCATTTCTCACAGGTCAGTGCAACGTCGTCTACGTACGGACGGTGGAGTTCAATACCGTCGGGTACGTCGATCCCGCGTTCTTTCAACTCGGCGATACTGCCGACGCAGTGTTGATGTCCGCAGTCACCGCACACCCAGACCGGTAACGGTGTACCCCAATAGCGTTCGCGGCTCAATCCCCAGTCGATGTTGTTTTCCAGCCAGTTCCCGAAACGTCCATCCTTGATATGTTCCGGGTACCAATTAATTTCCTGATTGTGCTGGAGCATCTGGTCACGGATGGTGGTCGTGCGGATAAACCACGATTCGCGTGCGTAGTAGAGCAGCGGATTATCGCATCGCCAACAGAACGGGTATTGGTGTGTATATTCAGCGGCTTTGAACAACAAACCACGTCTATCCAAGTTTTCAATGATTTTCGGATCCGCGTCCTTAACGTATTCACCCGCCCACGGTTCTTTTACCGCTACAACAAATTTACCATCGGGACCTACCAATTGCACGAGCGGGAGGTTGTGTCGCTGT
The Candidatus Poribacteria bacterium DNA segment above includes these coding regions:
- a CDS encoding (2Fe-2S)-binding protein codes for the protein MARRSHVQTTLNGETAEFLCEPRQSLLEVLRDELHLTGAKEGCNNGNCGACSVILDGRLVNSCLVLGVETEGKSVETIEGVADPDKLHPIQDAFLENAALQCGICTPGFIMSAKALLDENPNPTEHEVRYWLAGNLCRCTGYDKIVRAVLDAAAAE
- a CDS encoding xanthine dehydrogenase family protein subunit M; its protein translation is MRDFSYIAATTIPEAVALLDEKGESARILAGGTDLIVQVREARRDVDWMIDIKSIPEVNVLDYNADTGLTLGAAVECYKIYADDAICDAYPGLIDATKIIGGTAIQGRAGVGGNLCNASPAADAIPPLIVLNATCVIAGPNGERDLPVDQFCTAPGQTALKKGEMLVSLKIPAPASNSSSYYLRFIPRNEMDIAVVGAGAAVTLDAAKETIVSARIALAAVAPTPLFAEEASTLLAGQEVSDEAIDAAAEAAQAIARPISDMRGTAEQRTHLVGVLTRRALNGAIQRVREAT
- a CDS encoding ATP-binding protein, with the protein product MVDRKFWRNRIENAWKRRSVVWLSGVRRVGKTCLCQTLSDIEYFDCELPRVRRLMEDPQEFLDSVGDGRIVLDEIHRLPNPSELLKIAADHYPQIQVVATGSSTLGASAKFRDTLVGRKTELWLTPLITADLNDFDRMDMNHRLLHGGLPPFFLETVLPEPDFQEWIDAYWAKDIQELFRLERRYPFQKFTELLMAQSGGVFEASSFARPCEVSRGTISNYLSILEATFVVHVIRPFSSRRATEIVAAPKVYGFDTGFVCYYRGWSQLRQEDLGVLWEHFVLNEIMAQTQSREIHYWRNKRGQAVDFLLTHARNIPIAIECKWTASGFSPRALLAFRRQYPEGENFVVAHDVDRAFTSNYNGIQVKFVNLETLVAEICALER
- a CDS encoding amidohydrolase family protein — its product is MSINFVEALSTDNLTVIKAAPKIDVHSHAFLSTRLENLERWVGHSLKHPPSKMKGLEGMMAYINEVLSHHIITPESFKFVASSGVRDAIEDGVVMLEMSFDIRMAEYYSDALVGVRVFLEALAEQYGEQIDLRPELGFPRTHANDPKLMALAHEAVELGVFQSIDLYSYQEACAPEAVKPLYSKARKAGIKLKAHVGEFGGAEEVRRTVEVLDLDEVQHGIGAAESVEVMRWLSENQIQLNVCPTSNVMLDAVTDLTSHPIRILFDNGVSVTINTDDLMIFGQSVSEEYRNLYRADVFSAEELDSIRRASLEALELKTVSACRKICK
- the ileS gene encoding isoleucine--tRNA ligase; the encoded protein is MFEEVSPQFTFAEKEKQTLAFWRENDIFEKSMEMYKDAPPFIFLEGPPFANAPPGVHHVLARIMKDAVCRYKTMTGHYVHRKAGWDTHGLPVEYQVEKQLNITNKAELEAYGVQNFIEKCKENVFQYEQDWREMTERIGFWVNLDDAYITLSNDYIESVWWVLRQAWDKELLYQGHKVQPYCYRCGTTLASHEVALGYQEVADPSIFVRFRLKNTENTYLLVWTTTPWTLPSNVAVAVGEDYDYVAVEEPNGQHLILAKECLPSLFGDELPQIVENYKGKDLQDWDYEPLFDSGEHPERSHYIVTGDFVTTTEGSGLVHIAPAFGQDDYDIGQRHNLPLVQLVGPDGKFVVAVKEPWAGEYVKDADPKIIENLDRRGLLFKAAEYTHQYPFCWRCDNPLLYYARESWFIRTTTIRDQMLQHNQEINWYPEHIKDGRFGNWLENNIDWGLSRERYWGTPLPVWVCGDCGHQHCVGSIAELKERGIDVPDGIELHRPYVDDVALTCEKCDGTMHRVEDVIDCWFDSGCAHTAQWHYPFENKELFEQAYPADFISEAIDQTRGWFYSLLATGTLLYDKPAYKNCLCLELILAGDGQKMSKSKGNTVDPWTILNEQGADALRWYMFTATTPWTPRAFKIDGINETLKKFMGTLHNVYSFFVMYANLEQIDVLQDAPSVEERAVVDRWILSRLHTLIDDVRDEMENYQLTNAPRAIEAFVDDLSNWYVRRTRDRFWGAEAGPDKQAAYATLYEVLVTVAKLSAPFVPFLADELYRNLVCSLDAEAPSSVHLAEYPVADTSLKDAQLETDMAFIRDVISMGHAARNRSGIKTRQPLAEITIGGLSDAEKATVNRLAELVHDELNVKAIVFTEDLDGFAEVTLKPNFRVLGPKYGKGVQAIAKALTTADAMQTKAELETAGSLQVEASGETYILESSDIDVQTQNREGFFVEVDARKFVALSTELTHELVLEGLARELVNKIQNMRKDADFNVSDRIRLSLTDASPLVDEAFQAHRAYILSETLTTGVVDAPSEKAFTVAQKLNDESATLSVEQV